The nucleotide sequence GCGCCAGCACTCGGTCTGGTGCGTTCCGCGCGGGTGCCACACGGCGAGCGTGCGCGGCTGGCGCGCGAGCGGCGACGCGTTCGGAAAGACCGTGCCCGGTCCGCCGAAGAGCCGCCAGTGCGGCCCCCGGCGGCGCTTTCGCTCCTCCTCGCAGCGGCGGAAGTAGTCGGCGACGAGGGGCGCGTCCTGGTAGGCCGGCGCGATCGGCGCGTCGTGGTTCCGGAGGAACGCGATCATCGAGTGGCCGCGGTCGGGGAACGTCACGTCGAGCCAGCGCGCCTCGTTCCGCTCCTGCATGTCGCGCCGGCCCTTGCCGCTCGGGCCGATGCCGACCATGTCCACCGAGCGGTGGCTCACGCCGTGGTAGCGGTCGCCCGAGAAGTTCTCGGCCGGGAACTTCCAGTTGCAGGGGATCCGCCACTTGTGGATCCCACCGATCACCTCGGTGCCGCCCTCGCGCCCGTCCCAGGCGTCGAGGAGGAGATCGAGGTAGAGCTTGTAGCCGCCGAGGTAGTCGAGGAAGGACGGCGCCGACCGATCCCACGTGGCCCAGATCGCGCCCTTGTAGTTCTCCATCTGGGCGACCTCGATCAGCCCCCAGCGCGACTTGTCGAACCCCGCGCCGTACGCCTCCTTGAGGAAGGGCACGCCCACGAGGGCGCCGTCGGTCCCGTAGCTCCAGCCGTGATACGAGCACAGGAACTCGACCGTGTTGCCCTCGTCGTACCGGCAGACCTTCATGCCGCGGTGCCGGCACGAGTTGAGGAACACGTGGATCCGCCCGGCGCGGTTGCGGCAGAGGATGACCGACTCCTCGCCCATGGACGACACCAGGTAGTCGCCGGGGTTGGGCACCTGGCTCTCGTGGCCGACGAAGAGCCACGCGCGCGCGAACACCTGCTCCAGTTCCTGCCGGTAGATCTCCTCGCTCACGAAGATCTCGCGGCTGATGATGCCCTGGTCCACGTCGACCAGACCCTTCAGGCTGTTGGGCTCGATGCGGGCCATGGGCGCTCTCCTCCCCGGGCGACGCCGGGCGTTGCGGCGACCCTGAACCTC is from Candidatus Methylomirabilota bacterium and encodes:
- a CDS encoding aromatic ring-hydroxylating dioxygenase subunit alpha, encoding MARIEPNSLKGLVDVDQGIISREIFVSEEIYRQELEQVFARAWLFVGHESQVPNPGDYLVSSMGEESVILCRNRAGRIHVFLNSCRHRGMKVCRYDEGNTVEFLCSYHGWSYGTDGALVGVPFLKEAYGAGFDKSRWGLIEVAQMENYKGAIWATWDRSAPSFLDYLGGYKLYLDLLLDAWDGREGGTEVIGGIHKWRIPCNWKFPAENFSGDRYHGVSHRSVDMVGIGPSGKGRRDMQERNEARWLDVTFPDRGHSMIAFLRNHDAPIAPAYQDAPLVADYFRRCEEERKRRRGPHWRLFGGPGTVFPNASPLARQPRTLAVWHPRGTHQTECWRVYLVDADAPPEVKNFLRQYYTRYSGPAGLTEQDDMENWNYAHAASRGTIARRHAYNYELGLGRGSAAFEDHGLALPGLISDVTQANASEQNQRAFYGRWRRFMEAGGWEELMTP